A single Alphaproteobacteria bacterium DNA region contains:
- the bla gene encoding class A beta-lactamase: protein MNRRTLISALGAAGFLPSIARAQPATALNLAALEVRHGGRIGLCADDGDRRVAWRADERFAYCSTFKLFLAACVLERVQRGLETLDRPIAISRGDMVAHAPVTEPAVGSTLTVERLCKAAVEVSDNPAANILIREMGGIEAWRAWYRSIGDRLTRVDRLETDLNTALPDDPRDTTTPAQYVDNLKTVLQGTRLSPDHLRLLTKWMIDTPTGAGRIKAGVPSGSRVAHKTGTGARATHNDIGIVWPPGGGAPIRIVVYFTGAKNASTAQIDAVLAEATRASLRVLGRAS from the coding sequence ATGAATCGCCGAACCCTCATCTCAGCCCTGGGCGCCGCCGGGTTCCTGCCATCAATTGCGCGGGCCCAGCCCGCCACCGCGCTGAACCTCGCGGCGCTGGAGGTCCGGCACGGCGGGCGGATCGGACTCTGCGCCGACGACGGCGACCGGCGCGTCGCCTGGCGTGCGGACGAGCGCTTCGCCTATTGCTCGACATTCAAGCTGTTTCTCGCGGCCTGCGTTCTCGAACGCGTGCAGCGCGGTCTCGAGACGCTCGATCGTCCGATAGCGATCTCCCGGGGCGACATGGTGGCGCACGCGCCGGTCACCGAGCCGGCGGTGGGCTCGACCTTGACAGTGGAGCGGCTCTGCAAGGCGGCGGTCGAAGTCAGCGACAATCCCGCGGCCAATATCCTGATCCGCGAGATGGGCGGCATCGAGGCGTGGCGGGCCTGGTACAGGTCGATCGGCGATCGGCTCACGCGCGTCGATCGACTGGAGACCGATCTCAATACCGCGCTGCCGGACGATCCGCGCGATACCACCACGCCGGCTCAGTACGTCGACAACCTGAAGACCGTCCTGCAGGGCACGCGCCTGTCGCCCGATCATCTCCGGCTGCTGACCAAGTGGATGATCGACACGCCCACCGGCGCGGGCCGCATCAAGGCGGGCGTGCCGTCGGGCTCGCGCGTCGCGCACAAGACCGGGACCGGAGCCCGGGCGACGCACAACGACATCGGCATCGTCTGGCCACCCGGCGGCGGCGCACCGATCCGCATCGTGGTCTACTTCACCGGTGCGAAGAACGCCTCGACGGCACAGATCGACGCGGTCCTCGCCGAGGCGACGCGCGCGAGCCTGCGGGTGCTGGGGCGTGCTTCCTAG
- a CDS encoding LysR family transcriptional regulator, with translation MDVSRLPLNALRAFEASARLGSFTRAGMELRVGQTAISHQVKALEKALDVTLFKRLPRGIALTEEAQALLPVLTDAFRRMSEKLHQLSDGNFREILTVGVVGTFATGWLIQRLPGFTAGHPDIDLRIKTNNNTADTLLDGLDFFIRFGDGAWHGTDVVHLMDAPLSPVCAPSLARGIRRPKDLLGMHLLRSYRRDDWPLWCRSAGITPPSLRGWMFDSSLALVEAAAQGAGIALVPVAMFRRDLASKRIVQPLKAATPAGSYWLTHLKTRQETASMKAFRTWILAELKAA, from the coding sequence ATGGATGTCTCCCGCCTGCCCCTCAACGCACTGCGCGCCTTCGAGGCCTCGGCGCGGCTGGGCAGCTTCACCAGGGCCGGCATGGAGCTGCGCGTCGGCCAGACCGCGATCAGCCATCAGGTGAAGGCGCTCGAGAAGGCGCTCGATGTCACGCTGTTCAAGCGCCTGCCGCGCGGCATCGCGCTGACCGAGGAGGCGCAGGCGCTGCTGCCGGTGCTGACCGATGCCTTCCGTCGCATGAGCGAGAAGCTGCATCAGCTGAGCGACGGCAACTTCCGGGAGATCCTCACCGTGGGCGTGGTCGGCACGTTCGCGACCGGCTGGCTGATCCAGCGACTCCCGGGCTTCACCGCAGGCCATCCCGACATCGATCTGCGCATCAAGACCAACAACAACACGGCCGACACCCTGCTCGACGGCCTGGACTTCTTCATTCGCTTCGGCGACGGGGCATGGCACGGCACCGATGTCGTGCACCTCATGGACGCACCGCTGTCCCCTGTCTGCGCGCCGTCGCTCGCCAGGGGCATCCGCCGGCCGAAGGACCTGCTGGGCATGCATCTGCTGCGCTCATACCGGCGCGACGATTGGCCGTTGTGGTGTCGATCCGCCGGCATCACCCCGCCCAGCCTGCGCGGCTGGATGTTCGACTCCTCGCTCGCGCTCGTCGAAGCCGCCGCCCAGGGCGCCGGAATTGCCCTGGTCCCGGTCGCCATGTTCCGCCGCGACCTCGCCAGCAAACGCATCGTCCAGCCGCTCAAGGCGGCCACGCCGGCCGGAAGCTACTGGCTGACCCACCTCAAGACCCGTCAGGAGACGGCGTCGATGAAGGCGTTCAGAACCTGGATCCTCGCCGAGCTCAAAGCGGCGTAA